A DNA window from Euzebyales bacterium contains the following coding sequences:
- a CDS encoding ubiquitin-like protein Pup, translating to MSDGGQVRGQRSAEETEEVTTEEHVAEEVDTSDVDELLDEIDEVLEENAEEFVRNYVQKGGQ from the coding sequence ATGAGTGACGGTGGACAGGTCCGAGGCCAGCGGAGCGCCGAGGAGACCGAAGAGGTCACTACTGAGGAGCACGTCGCCGAGGAGGTCGACACCTCCGACGTCGACGAGCTGCTCGACGAGATCGACGAGGTGCTCGAGGAGAACGCCGAGGAGTTCGTGCGCAACTACGTGCAGAAGGGCGGTCAGTGA